One genomic segment of Vibrio nitrifigilis includes these proteins:
- a CDS encoding DEAD/DEAH box helicase produces the protein MSNQSSSDNTPTANVSFTDLAIDSTLARRLETLGIVNPTPIQQQAIPHVLAGKDVLAGAQTGTGKTAAYGVPLIQHLLQNPIDAQQKQGTIRSLILVPTRELAQQVLESLQLYAAETDLTIVAVYGGTSMKVQVNKLADGADILIATPGRLLDHAHVKTFTLAKVQTLVLDEADRMLDMGFMPDIQRVLKRVPKQRQTLFFSATFTAKIKSTAYRLLNDPEEVQVTPRNSTADTVQQMVYPVDKKRKRELLAYLIGSRNWQQVLVFVRTKQGSDALVKELKLDGIKAVSINGDKSQGARQKALNDFKEGKVRALIATDVAARGLDIEQLAQVINYDMPFKAEDYVHRIGRTGRAGQQGLAVSLLSRDEEPILQAIERLLDQRLPQEWLAGFEPSLAADIDSEGNSRRKSRSSEKRKLKAQLKIHSGRGKRR, from the coding sequence ATGTCTAATCAATCTTCGTCTGATAATACGCCCACTGCAAATGTTTCATTTACTGATCTGGCTATCGATTCAACTTTGGCTCGTCGATTAGAAACGCTAGGGATTGTTAATCCGACACCTATCCAACAACAAGCAATACCGCATGTTCTCGCTGGTAAAGATGTGTTGGCTGGTGCTCAAACGGGCACAGGGAAAACGGCTGCTTATGGTGTGCCGCTTATTCAGCATTTGTTACAAAACCCAATCGATGCTCAACAAAAGCAGGGAACAATCCGCAGCCTTATACTCGTGCCGACTCGCGAATTAGCCCAGCAAGTATTAGAAAGTTTACAGTTATACGCTGCTGAGACAGATCTGACGATAGTCGCCGTTTATGGTGGAACGAGTATGAAAGTGCAAGTTAACAAGTTGGCGGACGGGGCGGATATCTTGATTGCGACGCCTGGTCGATTGCTCGATCACGCACATGTGAAAACATTTACACTCGCTAAAGTGCAAACTCTCGTATTAGATGAAGCCGACCGTATGCTGGATATGGGATTTATGCCTGATATCCAAAGAGTACTTAAACGCGTTCCTAAGCAGCGTCAAACACTGTTCTTTTCTGCAACATTCACGGCAAAAATAAAATCAACGGCCTATCGTTTACTGAATGACCCTGAAGAAGTGCAGGTCACCCCACGTAATTCAACGGCTGATACTGTGCAACAAATGGTTTATCCAGTTGATAAAAAGCGTAAACGTGAATTACTTGCGTATTTGATTGGTTCTCGTAACTGGCAGCAAGTACTGGTGTTTGTTCGAACCAAGCAGGGTAGCGATGCTTTGGTAAAAGAGTTAAAGCTCGATGGTATCAAAGCGGTATCTATCAATGGTGATAAAAGCCAAGGGGCGCGTCAAAAAGCGCTCAATGACTTTAAAGAGGGTAAAGTTAGAGCATTGATTGCAACGGATGTTGCTGCCCGAGGATTGGATATTGAACAGTTAGCTCAAGTCATCAACTATGATATGCCATTTAAAGCGGAAGACTACGTGCACCGAATTGGTCGCACAGGTCGTGCAGGTCAGCAAGGCCTAGCGGTATCGCTATTGAGCCGTGATGAAGAACCAATATTACAAGCGATTGAGCGGTTGCTGGATCAACGTTTACCACAAGAGTGGTTAGCGGGTTTTGAACCTTCGCTGGCAGCAGATATAGATTCAGAGGGGAACTCACGGCGTAAAAGTCGTTCGTCTGAGAAGAGAAAGCTCAAAGCCCAACTAAAAATTCATTCAGGACGCGGTAAGCGTCGTTAA
- a CDS encoding LysR substrate-binding domain-containing protein, with protein MPINNKTIPSLSGLILFEASARLGTFTNAANELCVTPTAVAKQIKQLEAFLDTQLFYRKKTGLELTTEGNEYLVHVSQALNTLAEASTSLQKQGQPIPLNLEIGTCFSHFWLIPRLDDFRSRYPEVTLNISINNERNIAENAIAPYDVAFYYAPIDSVQKENYLLFDERMLLVCSPGFLEKRPDCRDLTTLWDQPLLGLRDAPEFWENWQSWAQRSGKTYRTPTNMMVMEDQIAVIQAALNDAGIALAWDWHIEQLLESEQLIALTPPLECYNNAFFLSCSDNANRKSAQRFIRWVMEQLKVSG; from the coding sequence ATGCCGATTAATAACAAGACCATTCCATCCCTTAGTGGCCTTATCCTTTTTGAAGCATCGGCTCGTCTAGGCACATTTACAAATGCAGCCAATGAGTTATGCGTCACACCAACGGCTGTGGCAAAACAGATCAAACAATTAGAAGCTTTTTTAGACACTCAGCTGTTTTACCGAAAGAAAACCGGTTTAGAACTGACAACCGAGGGAAATGAATATTTAGTTCATGTTTCACAAGCGTTAAATACTCTGGCAGAAGCGAGTACATCGTTACAAAAACAAGGTCAACCAATCCCATTAAACCTAGAAATTGGGACCTGTTTTTCCCATTTCTGGCTTATTCCTCGTTTAGATGATTTTCGTTCCCGCTACCCAGAAGTCACCCTGAATATTTCGATCAATAATGAGCGAAATATTGCAGAAAATGCGATTGCTCCCTACGACGTAGCCTTTTATTACGCCCCTATCGATTCAGTTCAAAAAGAAAATTATTTACTTTTTGACGAACGAATGTTGCTCGTGTGTAGCCCAGGTTTCTTGGAAAAGCGCCCAGATTGTCGCGATTTAACGACACTTTGGGATCAGCCTCTATTAGGCCTAAGAGATGCACCCGAATTTTGGGAGAATTGGCAATCGTGGGCGCAGCGCAGTGGTAAAACCTACCGCACGCCGACCAATATGATGGTAATGGAAGATCAAATTGCCGTTATCCAAGCAGCGCTTAACGACGCGGGTATTGCGCTTGCTTGGGATTGGCATATTGAACAACTATTGGAAAGCGAGCAGCTGATCGCCTTAACGCCACCACTTGAGTGTTACAACAATGCCTTCTTTCTATCTTGTTCAGATAATGCAAACAGGAAAAGTGCTCAGCGATTTATTCGCTGGGTAATGGAACAGTTAAAAGTATCGGGATAA
- a CDS encoding ATPase RavA domain-containing protein, translating into MNSSMQASHASKALLSERINKLAKALCEGVYERESTIKLCLLAALSGESVFLLGPPGIAKSLIAKRLIQAFSNSSYFEYLMTRFSTPEEVFGPLSIQELKDNGRYVRLTDGYLPSAQVVFLDEIWKAGPAILNTLLTVVNEKTFKNGSDVEKVPMRLLISASNELPEEDSGLDALYDRMLVRVFVNRIQDKQNFKSMLTVGTTQEAQVPAELAISDDEYFTWQQELQNLAISDDVFDKLYRLKTALETQEERLPELYVSDRRWKKAVKLLKASAYFNGRDEINPLDLLLLEHCLWSSPDSREIVQNTLQKFATEEAFDQQRVAQSFASVTQTLESVQQELEDNLAIVLSLETASGIRKKQVYHYDFSRAKHYQVGSSQPLIKLVMLQSNLSVSESEKGDSRWVYVVQSDLEKLFREGHGDVYGYVNQNPKLCRLHFELDTDERLIIKDIANRSVLTALATDDALDVTTYHVWLDKVAQAEVLLNSTEQDLRRIRSQFHAALPHNFVDPSIPTSIEANIQQLVESLETLQERYDKYQLRLNQLEQVFS; encoded by the coding sequence ATGAACTCATCTATGCAGGCTTCACATGCCAGTAAAGCCTTGTTGTCTGAACGAATTAATAAGCTAGCTAAAGCTTTGTGTGAAGGTGTCTACGAGCGTGAAAGTACAATCAAGCTATGTTTACTGGCAGCATTAAGTGGCGAGAGTGTGTTTTTGCTAGGTCCTCCCGGAATAGCGAAAAGCTTGATCGCGAAAAGACTGATCCAGGCCTTTTCAAACAGCAGTTATTTTGAGTACTTAATGACGCGTTTTTCTACGCCAGAAGAAGTTTTTGGTCCACTCAGTATTCAAGAGCTGAAAGATAATGGCCGCTATGTGCGTTTAACGGATGGCTATTTACCGAGTGCTCAGGTGGTATTTCTTGATGAGATTTGGAAAGCGGGTCCAGCCATCTTGAATACATTACTGACTGTGGTGAATGAGAAAACGTTTAAAAATGGCAGTGATGTTGAAAAAGTGCCGATGCGCCTTCTTATCTCAGCATCCAATGAACTACCGGAAGAAGATAGCGGGTTAGATGCTCTCTATGATCGTATGCTCGTTCGGGTGTTTGTTAATCGAATTCAGGACAAGCAAAACTTCAAATCGATGCTCACAGTCGGTACGACTCAAGAAGCACAAGTTCCAGCAGAACTTGCAATATCGGATGACGAATATTTCACTTGGCAACAAGAATTACAGAACCTTGCCATTAGCGATGATGTGTTCGATAAACTCTATCGTTTGAAGACGGCATTAGAAACACAAGAAGAGCGTTTACCTGAGTTGTATGTGTCGGACCGTCGCTGGAAAAAAGCCGTTAAATTGCTAAAAGCCAGTGCGTATTTTAATGGTCGAGATGAAATTAATCCGCTCGATCTTTTACTGTTAGAACATTGTTTGTGGAGTTCTCCAGACTCTCGAGAAATTGTGCAAAATACGTTGCAGAAATTTGCAACGGAAGAGGCATTTGATCAACAGCGTGTTGCCCAAAGTTTTGCATCGGTAACCCAAACATTAGAATCAGTACAACAGGAGTTGGAAGATAATCTTGCGATAGTTTTGTCTTTGGAAACCGCATCGGGAATCCGTAAAAAGCAGGTTTATCACTATGATTTCAGTCGTGCGAAACATTATCAAGTTGGCAGTTCACAACCATTAATTAAATTGGTGATGCTGCAGAGTAATTTGTCGGTTTCGGAATCTGAAAAAGGCGATAGTCGCTGGGTTTATGTTGTACAATCCGATTTGGAAAAACTGTTCCGAGAAGGGCATGGCGATGTGTACGGTTATGTGAATCAAAATCCCAAGTTATGTCGGTTACATTTTGAATTGGATACGGATGAGCGCTTAATCATAAAAGACATTGCGAATCGTTCCGTCCTGACGGCGTTGGCAACAGATGACGCGTTAGACGTCACTACCTACCATGTTTGGCTTGATAAAGTGGCTCAGGCGGAAGTGTTACTTAACAGCACTGAGCAAGATCTACGACGAATTCGTAGCCAGTTTCATGCTGCGTTGCCGCATAATTTTGTGGATCCTTCCATCCCAACGTCGATAGAAGCTAATATTCAGCAACTGGTTGAGTCTCTAGAAACTCTTCAAGAGCGTTACGATAAATATCAATTGCGCCTTAACCAACTTGAACAGGTTTTTAGTTAA
- a CDS encoding TetR/AcrR family transcriptional regulator, producing the protein MTEKRQGRRSAEDAAKTRFHILSVAADLFCEMGYARVSLRQISDQAGVSHSLLRHHFGSKEKIWHAISDGLNAYMSEYMKHVIEQISDSAPANIIIYEFTLRLLAHSLMNRQPIQLIADSVRQDNSLFDYYIGRTGEIETLMETLADDYHKQFPSKRLNIWEVKWELMMYAHSAASLTPFLCGTWPDAKNLDEILLKHLNMFNQSLIEKYHVEPQYILKPTSVADLVYESHNDWKGFC; encoded by the coding sequence ATGACAGAAAAACGCCAAGGCCGCCGCAGCGCAGAAGACGCCGCAAAAACACGTTTTCATATCCTTTCAGTGGCAGCAGACCTATTTTGTGAAATGGGCTATGCCCGCGTATCACTACGGCAAATCAGCGATCAAGCTGGAGTTTCCCACAGCTTATTACGCCATCATTTCGGCAGCAAAGAAAAAATATGGCACGCAATAAGTGATGGATTAAATGCTTATATGAGTGAATATATGAAACACGTCATTGAGCAGATTTCAGATTCCGCACCTGCGAATATCATCATTTATGAGTTCACGCTTCGCTTACTTGCACACAGCTTAATGAATCGTCAACCTATCCAATTGATTGCTGATTCTGTTCGCCAAGACAATTCGCTATTTGACTATTACATAGGACGCACTGGCGAAATTGAAACTTTGATGGAAACGCTCGCTGATGACTATCATAAACAGTTTCCTTCTAAGCGCCTTAATATATGGGAAGTGAAATGGGAATTGATGATGTATGCCCATAGCGCCGCAAGTCTCACTCCATTTTTATGTGGCACATGGCCAGACGCTAAAAATCTTGATGAAATCTTACTAAAACACTTGAACATGTTTAATCAATCATTGATAGAAAAGTACCACGTTGAACCGCAGTACATATTAAAGCCGACGTCAGTAGCCGACCTTGTATACGAATCTCATAACGATTGGAAAGGTTTCTGTTAA
- a CDS encoding NUDIX hydrolase, with the protein MNRLIHQWKKTIALTEQDITLPNGKTIIHTTIEHPGAAVIIPITQEKRVIMVNQYRPSVKAWTIEVPAGTMELGEDPLTCTQRELEEETGYSADTFQSLGQLIPMAGMCNEKQHLYIATGLHLTQRLECDDDEIIEVQTYSLQELETMIANGEISDSKTVACLYKAKLAGYL; encoded by the coding sequence ATGAACAGACTCATTCATCAATGGAAAAAAACCATCGCTCTTACTGAACAAGATATAACATTACCCAACGGTAAGACCATCATTCATACGACGATTGAACACCCTGGCGCTGCAGTGATCATTCCCATTACTCAAGAGAAGCGTGTCATCATGGTCAATCAATATCGCCCTTCAGTAAAAGCATGGACGATTGAAGTACCAGCGGGAACGATGGAGCTTGGTGAAGATCCGCTAACGTGCACACAGCGAGAATTGGAAGAAGAAACCGGCTACAGTGCTGACACTTTCCAATCTTTAGGGCAACTGATCCCAATGGCAGGTATGTGTAACGAAAAACAACACCTTTATATAGCGACGGGGCTTCACCTCACTCAACGCTTAGAATGCGATGACGATGAAATCATTGAGGTACAAACCTACTCTTTGCAAGAGCTTGAAACCATGATCGCGAACGGCGAAATCAGCGACTCAAAGACTGTCGCTTGTTTATACAAAGCCAAACTCGCTGGGTATCTGTAA
- a CDS encoding CocE/NonD family hydrolase, giving the protein MHKIQEIHHAMLPLPDGTRLAYRAWMPENANTQPVPAILEFLPYRKNDGTVVRDEITMPQTAAHGYACIRVDLRGCGESEGHLVDEYSAQELQDGTDVIAWIANQPWCDGNVGMVGISWGGFNSLQIAALNPPQLKAIITQCSTDDRYRDDIHFMGGCLLNDNLDWASFFWAYAQGRAPDKALVGEQWKEQWLDRLNTMPFLAKPWLTEQLRQDYWKHASICEDYSDIKIPVYAMSGWADNYRNTVFSLLRHLDVPRKGLVGPWAHKYPNIAYPNPKMDYVKESVRWWDRWLKGIENGIDDEPQLTYYLQDSVRPQTDYDVRPGQWISEPCWPSPQTVTKSFFLDDGRLVAELNPHAPQQSICSPHSTGLNGGRLCVGIRQDMEQPADQRADDAGSVTFDTAPLQEDLALAGQVLANLTIQSDKPTAQLAVRVCDVHPDGASTRISVGTWNLNHRDNHSRFERLEAGKSYQVTVPINHVAYKIPAGHLLRISISTAYWPLVWPSQDHPTVTIDPATSVIEVPTRDSWTTEVEPPAYDKSVSYDGESLRDYDSQRIVHHDYKTGKICLETIDDFGRQHFNSCNTDIDLRMKQYQTIHPEDPLTAESELFYELDMGRDGWWTGLKAHYHMTCDYDFFYITAKWQALEGETVIFEKEFEEKIERTGV; this is encoded by the coding sequence ATGCATAAAATTCAAGAAATCCACCACGCGATGCTTCCACTTCCTGATGGAACACGGCTCGCATACCGTGCATGGATGCCTGAAAATGCGAATACTCAACCGGTTCCAGCTATTCTAGAGTTTCTTCCTTATCGCAAAAACGATGGTACTGTCGTTCGTGATGAGATCACCATGCCGCAAACGGCCGCTCACGGCTATGCATGTATTCGCGTCGATTTACGTGGGTGTGGTGAATCTGAAGGTCATCTAGTCGATGAATATAGCGCACAGGAACTGCAAGATGGCACTGATGTTATCGCTTGGATTGCGAATCAACCATGGTGTGACGGTAATGTCGGTATGGTGGGCATCTCTTGGGGGGGCTTCAACTCACTGCAAATTGCTGCTTTAAACCCACCACAATTAAAAGCCATTATCACTCAATGTTCGACGGATGACCGTTATCGCGATGATATTCATTTCATGGGTGGGTGTTTGCTTAATGACAATTTAGATTGGGCATCATTCTTCTGGGCCTATGCGCAAGGTCGTGCACCCGATAAAGCTCTCGTTGGTGAGCAGTGGAAAGAGCAGTGGTTAGATCGATTAAACACGATGCCGTTTCTTGCTAAACCTTGGTTAACAGAGCAGTTACGTCAAGACTACTGGAAACATGCATCTATCTGTGAAGATTACTCAGATATTAAAATACCTGTGTATGCCATGAGTGGTTGGGCCGATAATTACCGTAATACGGTATTTAGCTTATTACGTCACTTAGATGTACCGCGCAAAGGACTTGTCGGCCCATGGGCACATAAGTATCCCAATATTGCATATCCAAATCCGAAAATGGATTATGTCAAAGAATCAGTACGTTGGTGGGATCGTTGGCTAAAAGGCATCGAAAATGGCATTGATGATGAGCCACAGTTGACCTACTACCTGCAAGACAGTGTACGTCCACAGACTGACTACGATGTTCGCCCAGGTCAATGGATCAGTGAACCGTGCTGGCCATCACCGCAAACAGTGACAAAATCCTTCTTCCTTGATGATGGTCGCTTGGTGGCTGAATTAAATCCTCACGCACCGCAACAGTCAATTTGCTCTCCTCATTCTACAGGGCTCAATGGCGGACGTTTGTGTGTCGGCATTCGTCAAGATATGGAGCAACCTGCTGACCAACGTGCTGATGACGCAGGCTCCGTCACTTTTGATACGGCGCCTTTGCAAGAGGACCTAGCATTAGCGGGTCAGGTACTGGCCAATCTTACCATTCAAAGTGACAAGCCAACGGCGCAATTGGCGGTTCGAGTGTGTGATGTTCATCCTGATGGTGCATCCACTCGTATCAGTGTTGGTACCTGGAACCTAAACCATCGCGACAATCATTCTCGATTTGAGCGACTTGAAGCCGGTAAATCGTATCAGGTGACGGTGCCGATAAATCACGTCGCCTATAAAATTCCAGCAGGTCACCTATTACGCATTTCTATTTCGACAGCCTATTGGCCACTTGTTTGGCCATCGCAAGATCATCCAACAGTAACGATTGATCCCGCAACCAGTGTCATTGAAGTTCCAACTCGTGACTCTTGGACAACAGAAGTAGAACCCCCTGCTTATGATAAATCTGTTAGTTATGACGGTGAAAGTTTGCGAGACTATGACAGTCAGCGCATCGTTCATCACGATTACAAGACAGGAAAAATTTGTTTAGAAACGATTGATGATTTCGGTCGTCAACATTTCAATTCTTGTAATACCGATATTGATCTGCGCATGAAGCAGTATCAAACCATCCATCCTGAGGATCCATTAACCGCTGAATCGGAGCTCTTTTATGAGCTAGATATGGGGCGTGACGGCTGGTGGACTGGTTTGAAGGCGCATTATCACATGACATGTGATTACGACTTTTTCTATATCACAGCGAAATGGCAAGCCTTGGAAGGCGAGACAGTGATTTTTGAAAAAGAGTTTGAAGAAAAAATCGAACGAACGGGCGTGTGA
- the viaA gene encoding ATPase RavA stimulator ViaA, protein MLGADGLNLAMMIADSGIIDAAVNDLMGRSQVMMMAEHRGVGTSMKKHLLKWRSNARERLTRVCETERFQQEIALYQEVIHWDESQFFVQLPELMRQLERDSVYYRKAKKLVERNHGENNPVFAHFFCDQWYQSLSDSIRQAQVLELEENKEKLLADLYQRMETLRDMNNVTEQGDVKGLGRLWDMAGAKLSRSDVSAMKSQAQFLRKNPKLLDMAEKLGRMASDVDDPSLNKAPAEEPEMVEEKSDMAVDDIVGVHEDDDLNKLLPNETLFLAYPELEVVFYKRFADKRLMNYRTSGKTRTLRKVKTHRPEHRQADIEKGPFIICVDASGSMSGFPEQCAKAMAYALMQIALEEDRDCYVMLFSTEHIMYELTHKQGLREASDFLSYTFHGGTDFEPVIFKAIELMQGKRYRNADLLIVSDFIAPKQSEELAHQVTELKKKHNRLHAICLSKYGNPELVGMFDHCWHYHPNLMGRLFKRR, encoded by the coding sequence ATGCTTGGTGCCGACGGATTAAACTTAGCCATGATGATTGCTGATTCTGGCATTATCGATGCCGCAGTGAATGATCTCATGGGACGTTCGCAGGTGATGATGATGGCGGAACATCGGGGCGTGGGAACCTCGATGAAAAAGCATCTTCTAAAATGGCGTAGTAACGCGCGTGAACGACTCACTCGAGTCTGTGAAACAGAACGTTTTCAACAGGAAATTGCGCTTTACCAAGAAGTGATTCATTGGGATGAAAGTCAGTTTTTTGTGCAACTGCCTGAGCTGATGCGTCAGTTAGAAAGGGATTCGGTGTATTACCGAAAAGCAAAAAAACTGGTAGAGCGTAACCATGGGGAAAATAATCCAGTATTTGCCCATTTTTTCTGTGACCAATGGTATCAATCGCTATCCGATTCCATTCGTCAAGCACAAGTTCTTGAGCTGGAAGAAAACAAAGAAAAATTGCTCGCTGATCTGTATCAGCGTATGGAAACCCTACGTGATATGAACAATGTCACCGAGCAAGGTGATGTTAAGGGACTGGGGCGGTTATGGGATATGGCTGGTGCTAAGCTCAGCCGCAGTGATGTTTCAGCGATGAAGTCACAAGCGCAATTTTTGCGCAAAAATCCCAAGCTGTTGGATATGGCTGAAAAGCTTGGCCGAATGGCGAGTGACGTCGATGATCCTAGTTTAAATAAAGCGCCCGCAGAAGAACCTGAAATGGTCGAAGAAAAGTCGGATATGGCCGTTGACGATATTGTTGGCGTTCATGAAGATGATGACCTCAATAAGTTACTACCTAACGAAACATTATTTCTTGCTTATCCTGAACTTGAAGTTGTGTTCTATAAACGTTTTGCTGATAAGCGGTTAATGAATTACCGCACCAGTGGTAAAACGCGCACGTTACGTAAAGTAAAAACGCACCGACCCGAGCACCGCCAAGCCGATATTGAGAAAGGGCCCTTTATTATTTGTGTCGATGCCTCTGGCTCCATGAGTGGTTTTCCCGAACAATGTGCCAAGGCAATGGCTTATGCGTTAATGCAAATAGCGCTTGAAGAGGATCGAGACTGTTATGTGATGTTATTTTCAACTGAGCATATTATGTATGAGCTGACACACAAGCAGGGGTTAAGAGAAGCAAGCGATTTTCTCAGTTATACCTTCCATGGTGGCACCGATTTCGAACCTGTTATTTTTAAAGCGATAGAGCTAATGCAAGGTAAGCGTTATCGTAATGCTGATCTATTGATCGTTTCTGACTTTATTGCTCCGAAGCAGAGTGAAGAACTTGCCCATCAGGTCACCGAACTTAAAAAGAAACATAACCGCCTTCATGCCATTTGTTTATCCAAATATGGCAACCCAGAATTAGTTGGGATGTTTGATCACTGCTGGCACTACCACCCGAACTTAATGGGACGACTATTTAAGCGTCGCTAA
- a CDS encoding BCCT family transporter encodes MFKNIRPLVFFPTFIILVGALVFSLVNLDQFLHYTGVANSFVLNHFSWLFSLGSFYLLVLVGVTYCSKLGNIRIGGEDAKPHVSKLRWFMIVLCTTLAVGVLFWTTAEPLYHLHTPPKSLHIKPDSPDAILFAFSAMFLHWGPTPYAIYAIPALIFGLAFYNLKMPYSISSSLKPVLGKWVSGKKGDVIDALALYSLVVGMASSLGTGALTLVGGVSQFIPIERNALTLGITIAAIVAVFVFSAARGLIKGIARLSMVNFWLLIALFVFVLVLGPTQYILNIGVEGVGAYLENFFRLSLFTGQAAHDNWPHSWSVFYWAVWFAWAPITAMFLGKIARGYTVREFIMVNVIFPSLFVLLWIAVFSGTAIFMDQSSGGELYSILNNGGIEQLLYHIFGELPLGLLTTFILVFVAFVSYVTAADSSTDAIGDLCMKDFNADSNDTRGIGVKVLWGIIIGLVAWIMVSTVGVKGIKSLSNLGGLPATLIILGCSATLIKWIKKPELLDRPEMKADKK; translated from the coding sequence ATGTTTAAAAATATTCGACCATTAGTATTTTTCCCAACTTTTATTATTTTGGTTGGGGCTTTGGTCTTTAGTTTGGTCAATCTTGATCAATTCTTACATTACACAGGTGTTGCCAATAGCTTTGTGTTAAATCACTTCTCTTGGCTATTTAGTTTGGGCAGTTTTTACCTACTCGTGTTAGTTGGGGTAACTTACTGCTCAAAATTAGGTAATATCCGCATTGGTGGTGAAGATGCTAAACCACACGTGAGCAAGCTCCGTTGGTTTATGATCGTGTTATGTACCACGCTTGCGGTCGGTGTGTTGTTTTGGACAACGGCTGAACCTTTATATCATTTACATACGCCGCCAAAGAGTTTGCATATTAAGCCGGATAGCCCTGATGCCATTTTGTTTGCTTTCTCGGCCATGTTCCTTCACTGGGGGCCCACACCTTACGCGATTTATGCGATTCCAGCGCTTATCTTTGGTTTAGCGTTTTATAACTTAAAAATGCCGTATTCGATCAGTAGCTCTTTGAAACCGGTATTAGGAAAATGGGTATCGGGTAAAAAAGGCGATGTTATTGACGCATTAGCGCTGTACTCTCTGGTCGTGGGAATGGCTTCTTCGTTAGGGACAGGTGCGTTAACTCTCGTCGGTGGGGTTAGCCAATTTATTCCTATTGAACGAAATGCTCTCACCTTAGGGATTACCATTGCTGCGATCGTTGCTGTATTTGTTTTCTCAGCCGCGCGCGGTTTGATCAAAGGCATTGCCCGTCTTTCAATGGTCAACTTCTGGTTATTGATTGCTCTCTTTGTCTTTGTTCTTGTGCTGGGACCGACTCAATATATTTTGAATATTGGTGTTGAAGGGGTAGGGGCTTATCTAGAAAACTTCTTCCGCCTCAGTCTATTTACTGGTCAAGCTGCTCATGATAACTGGCCACATTCGTGGAGCGTGTTCTATTGGGCTGTCTGGTTTGCATGGGCACCGATTACCGCAATGTTCCTCGGTAAAATTGCGCGAGGTTATACCGTGCGCGAATTTATTATGGTGAACGTGATATTCCCAAGCCTATTTGTACTGCTCTGGATTGCAGTCTTCTCTGGTACTGCGATCTTTATGGACCAAAGTTCTGGGGGAGAATTGTACTCAATCTTGAATAATGGTGGTATTGAGCAGTTGCTTTACCATATCTTTGGTGAACTCCCTCTTGGCTTATTGACTACCTTTATTCTGGTATTTGTGGCGTTTGTTTCTTATGTAACTGCGGCAGATTCTAGTACGGATGCGATTGGTGACTTGTGTATGAAAGATTTTAATGCTGATTCTAATGACACCCGTGGTATTGGCGTCAAAGTATTATGGGGCATTATTATCGGATTAGTGGCTTGGATTATGGTGAGCACGGTTGGCGTGAAGGGAATTAAATCGTTATCCAACCTCGGTGGGTTACCCGCCACTCTCATTATTCTTGGATGTAGTGCGACATTAATTAAGTGGATTAAAAAACCTGAATTATTAGATCGTCCCGAAATGAAAGCGGATAAAAAATAA
- a CDS encoding acyl carrier protein phosphodiesterase, with the protein MNYLAHLHIAEHCQSNLLGNLLGDFVKGNVQHQYSESIVLGIQLHRRVDAYTDSHHLCRHAKQLFPAHLRRFAPIALDMFWDHCLASGWEHYHALSLHSFINHAEQMIKNEYPDNLPTSFIHVTHKMWSGGWLSSYQELDNVQFALQRIAQRRERIKPLAHCNETLENHYDELHAIFRQFYPELLNAAAKSAKV; encoded by the coding sequence ATGAATTATCTTGCTCACCTCCATATCGCTGAACATTGTCAAAGCAACTTATTAGGAAATTTGCTTGGGGATTTTGTTAAAGGTAATGTTCAGCATCAGTATTCTGAATCCATCGTCTTAGGGATACAGCTACACCGTAGGGTTGACGCCTACACCGACTCACATCATTTGTGCCGACACGCAAAGCAACTCTTTCCCGCGCATTTACGGCGTTTTGCTCCTATTGCTCTTGATATGTTTTGGGATCACTGTTTAGCAAGTGGATGGGAGCACTATCACGCATTATCGTTACATTCATTTATTAATCATGCTGAACAAATGATCAAAAATGAATATCCAGATAATTTGCCAACGTCCTTTATTCATGTGACTCATAAAATGTGGTCTGGAGGCTGGTTAAGTTCTTATCAAGAATTAGATAATGTGCAGTTTGCTTTGCAACGTATTGCTCAGCGGAGAGAACGGATCAAGCCATTAGCGCATTGCAACGAGACGCTAGAAAACCATTATGACGAACTTCATGCCATCTTTCGGCAATTTTATCCTGAACTTTTGAATGCAGCAGCGAAGTCGGCCAAGGTCTGA